The DNA sequence TGTGTACATTGTTGAACAGCAGCAAACAATCCTCCGTACTGAATCATTTTCACTTCTTTCTCCGTTTACTTCAGGGTACATTGCAGAAGTTTGTAGATGATCTGTTCACAGTGATCCTCAGCACCAGTCGTCCTGTACCGCTGGCTGTCAAATACTTCTTTGATCTGCTGGACGACCAGGCAGGACAACATGGCATCTCCGACCCAGAGACTATACACATTTGGAAGACCAACAGGTACAGTATAGACTTACATAAACAGACATGAGGATGACATTGTCCAGGAATGTAAAGGGTTAAAAGTGTTTTGTCTAAAAATATATTAGATCTGCTTTACCTCAGCAcaattgtatttcatttttaaaataatgaattTAAACCACTTCAAAGATTGATGCAAGCTGGATTTTGAAACAACAataatttcctctttttctccagtctcccttTGCGTTTCTGGATCAATATTGTGAAGAACCCTCAATTTATCTTTGATGTCCAGGCGTCAGACCACGTGGATGCAGTGCTTTCTGTCATTGCCCAAACCTTCATGGACTCCTGCACTATCGCTGAGCACAAGCTGGGACGGGTGAGGCTGGATGGGGGAGGAAGCCAGTAGAAGCTTCAGGCACATTAGAACTGATTCAAAAGACTTTACATTAtatgtgttttgttattttaaatagTTGTGTGTGGTTTTTGGTATACAGTCACAATTGAAACTGAACACAAATGATGAAAGGCAAGAAGATGCTTCAAAGGGCTCTTAATGATGTTTCAGTTGCAGGTGGCGACTTTACAGCAGTCAGAAATAGAGTTGACATTCAGACAGCAGCCTCCTgttcctccttctctctttgcTTCTCATTCCCTCTTTTCTTTGTCAACAGGACTCTCCCATTAACAAGCTGCTGTATGCCCGAGACATCCCCCGCTACAAGCAGATGGTAGAACGgttggtttggattaaaacttATTCTAAAACAGCTCCTTGGCTAATATGACTAACAATTCACACCAAATATAATTTATGCATTTTggaatttaattatttaatttaattgctctgtagtataataaatataatgattTTATCAAAAATTCAGTTtgggtaaaaaagaaaatgtttgtaAAATTTCTTTTTTAGTATGAAATCAACTTTCATCAGCTTATTAAAACAACAATGTCTTTATTGAATTTCACTCACAAGATAATGTTATACtaactcaaaaactcaccaaaattggcggtcgcatcaatcctggtgaaaatttacatattttaagggttttgggaataggcgcacaaaaatggctcgctagggCCCcctacaaagtaaaaaaaaattgaggcCCTGCAGTATGTTTAATGTAGACTAAGAAACTTGGTagacatatgtagcatgtcaagacgtacaaaaaagctcattgaagccataccctaaacccaacaggaagtccgccattttgaattgaaagttcgaaattaatgcgattttggccatttccacatgttgtactttaacgaactcctcctagagatttcatctgatcaatttcaaatttggtctgtaccatcttaagacgttaaagagttattttaaaaacaacttttcatcaTAGGGCATGCCGTGGCGGGGtagccattttgtgcgtttcgccattgaaacaggaagtgggtttaacttgagtgtacattgtccaattagCTCGAAAcctttcaggattcataagagttcAACGCTGACGACAATTACATGCTGATATTGGCTCAAAGTCATagtgccccctagtggcaacaggaagtagacctaaaagtcaaggtgctatactttaacaaactcctcctagagatttcatccaatgGACATCAAATATGGTGTGTAacatctcaacaccttaaagatcaaaagttattaaaagaaaaacttttcgtcaaacAGTATGGGcgtggcagccattttgagcatttatcgatgaacaaagaagttaaTTTTTCTCAAATTTCTCAAGTTTGACAAGGGTTGAGGCCTGAGGACAAAATTTACTTTTGTCATAGTAACCCTGACgtgcgcagaggcgcgagggcccgtccaacgctgcttgcagctttaatgttattattatcattattgcaGGTACTATGCTGACATCCGGCAGACCATCTCAGCCAGTGACCAGGAGATGAACTCTGCTCTGGCTGAACTGTCCAGGGTGAGTGCAGCCAAACCTCAGAGCCCACAGTACAGAGACATGCAGGTACAGAGGTCCACATCTCACCTCAATGCTTTGTGTTTCAGAACTACTCTGGAGAGCTGAACTACCTGGTTGCACTGCACGAGCTTTACAAGTACATCAACAAATACTATGACCAGGTGTGTATATATCTCTCAGTCGGACTCAATAGTAGAGGTGTAACAGTATATCATGGTACAATATAAAGATGTGATGATGTGCAAGTTGTAAAATggatcaaaaatataaaataatatttaaagtcTTTACACTAAATTAAGTCAGTATGAGATATCAAAAGTTACAACTTCCACCTGAATATGTAGATGAGGAGCTGCATGTAAGCTAGAAgcattgttttatttaagaGAGAATTAAAAGTAGGTTCTTCTTCAGTCAGGTTTGTTCTTCTGACTTTGGTGGTATCAAACATTGTGACACTGTGGcagacatttaaaacatgtaatTGCAAAAGTCTTTGGTTGCCTTTTGTAATGTGACCGACCAATCATGAAGTTGTTTTCACAGCCAGGATGAATGTACAAATAATACTTATTCAGGGCTACAGACTAACTTTTTACACTTCAGTTAGGGGCACTGTAGCCCCTAACTGAAGATTTTAGGGGCGCACACCTTGAAGCCATGGAAGCATTTAAGGCccataactaaataaataaatatataaataaatgtagaattatataattaaatgtttgaatgtgtatatatttatttatacttttatattttatttttatatttaaatttatgGAAAGAAGGCGACAGGTCAGCGACAAGTCGGTTTTTAACAGGagaactgtctttttttttttataaaaacatacatttacttTGAAATAGGCTATCGAAAACCAAAAACTATGGAGTATCTGCACTCGGGTGAGAATAGTTACACAGCAGCTATTCGGTTATTCTCTCCCATAGCAAATAAGTTTTTAGTTTTACTCTTAGTTAATGTGTTATTttcgcagtttggttaggtttaggaaagaaaactGTCTGAAAATAGCAGTGTTGTTTGCTTCTGTAGCCTAAATCAATTGCATATGCAAAAAAATGCAACGGGCCTACGGCGAAAAGTTAAGACCGACTCAACTTTTATGAtcaattttgtattatttttatattttgaacatacaacatacagaacaaacaagAACCAAAACCCTCGccaaccccccaccctctgcggtctcgaggaaaacaaaacaaaccaatatacaagaaaacaaaaatcacagcttgcctagtcgctctcctctaattcttgaGGTGTTGAGTTCACCAGGGCCGATACCTGTGCTGCTACGTTTCTCCATAGGTCGATggcttggctttgttaatccttgctgtagagagctcaagcataactatgtctaggaagtatgccaaccactgttttatacaaagcgagtgggggggAGCCAGCATTGAGCTATCAtcggttgagccggctagccaaattttcttctgtctcccaagcaggtgtaatttagagtcgtcattaagtaacaaaacaatcgggtcagtaggaatttgacatcctatcacatcacatattattgattttgttttattccaaaactcatgcacctgttcacactcccagaccatgtgcaggaaggttccagtttgttcaggttgacagaacgtgcaatagggagtaggaatggctttagagacgtatctcttctgaggagtccaatatgttctatggcatatgttgaagtggatctgctggggatttgggttcttggaacagtgggaaatcagtttagcataaatcctggacaccaatcctctcacaggaaaatcaacaaactaTTTAATGACTAGGTGCAcctcaagactgtttccccatggcactccataacattttgtCTCAGAAGCCTTTCCCCCTTCTGTCCTTAGATCCTCCGTTTGAatcagaaaaaacaaacaactactactttttttttgtcagttttaaaAGATTAGTAATGGGGGTTTAtgcgttgttgtttttttaatccttcagTACATTTCTGCTTACGGGAATGATGCAacttatttgtgtgtttgtcacatctcttttcctcctcttaacctctctctctctctctctccacccatCCTTGTGCCATCTTCTTCTCATCAGATCATCACAGCGCTGGAGGAGGACCCCACAGCCCAGAAGATGCAGCTCGGCTACAGACTGCAGCAGATCGCAGCCGCCGTGGAGAATAAAGTCACGGACTTGTGACAGAGGAAACACCCACCAGAGCTATGGCAAATCGAGGAGGCAAAGAATGGGACACTTAAACCCTGCAGGTTGAACTGAAAAGCAGAAagcaacagacagacaaattgGAAGACAGTACCAACCTTTGTTTAAGGAGGAAGGTTTGGAGTCAAGGAGCTGTGAGTTTTTGAAGAAACTTTTCAGAAGTATCGGAAGATTCAGCTTAGCATTGAAGTTCACATCCCAGCACCTTCAGTCCTTTGTTGGTGTTGGCTGAGGATGCATCAATGACTTTAGTCTGAGCTCTCTGTAGAAGCAGGCCACTGAACAAATCTGGACAAAGAAAGTGTAAGAGACACCAGTCAGTCCTGCTGTCCCTCTGTTAACTTTATAAAGAGACATTTAGAGGAAGAACATTGTGTTTTATCCTGGGTACAATATTTGCACACTCCACCAGctaaatgctggtaaaatatgcaagtgtcTGGGAGATTTGCTttctcaccagccaaaaaaacaatagtaatctattgagtggctggtaaaatttgaacattcactagccatttggatggtggacaaaaaagttaattttgcacCCTGGTTTCATCGCTACAGAACAGTGCTGGACTTAAAACTTAACAATCTTATAAAGCAGCTGTTCCATAGTCAGCTGATCTGACTAAAGACTGATTACATTTTCCCTTGAGTGAATTTTTAAAGCGGTATCTTTTATGTCTTGTGTGCTTTTCGCTGCTGTCTAGTcaatagttgtgtgtgtgtgtgttccatttTGCCCTGGTTGTCAATCTACATCTTGTATTGTCACATTTCTGGTTTCTAGTAAAAAGTATTGAAGTAAGTGgttattatattttagattttaagaCAGCAGTATTCACAAAACAGCGATCTGAAATGTCTCTGAATGTTTAAGAATGAAACCCCTTTACACAAAGCCAATTGCTAAGAGTTTAATAAGTCACTGCCACTCTCTACCTCAGCCTACTGTGCTGCATCAGATACTCTTCTATTTTTTCAGTGTTGTTCACGCAACACTACTATGTACAAGTTAACCAGCTACAACTACCAATACAGCAGCACAGCAAGATCTGGCCTAACTCCAGCTGGACTCAATTGCAGcagtacaaacacacattttctttcctgtGTGTGATTGGAAATCAAAGCATGCTTGTTTGAGCATTTTAAGGTACTTAAACCCCAACTGAGTGACAGtttactttttagtttttatttcttgctTTTAAACTTATTCATGCAGATTCAAGTCATGGGAAAGATGttagaggaaaagaaaaactccttccataaaaaaaactccatgAAGTGGATTCTTAGTGTGCACCACAGTGTTTTATTGTGTAAGTCAGTCATATGtctattttgtacatttttaacattcCTTTTGGGATCAATACAAGGTAATCATGGTTCACCTTGGTCCACTACAAGCCGAGGTGATGGTACATGTTTTTTGGTATCGACATCATGGTTGGTATACAGTTGTATTGAACACAAGGTGGCATTGCTTCATGTGCTGAAGGAATGTATGACATTTTATTGCATTGATTATACTACTACTGGTTCAGAAGGTATATTTGATCTTGTGACACTGTTCTGATTTCATTTAGAGCACAGAGACCTTATATACATGAGCTCATGTTTGCTGATGTTGTTCTCATTTAAGGGTGGAGTCTCTGATtttaatccaatacactttttgtcaaattcagcgaATATCTCCTCAGTCTGTTTGCTGTCCGTCCATACACAGTCCTGCTCTGTGAATGGGAAACGAGCAAAACACTTTTCTGTTGGTGCTGGTGCACAGGACGTGGGAAAGGTCATGATGTATAAAGAGAAAGGTAGTGATGGTAAATCTGGCACATGAAGGAGCACTGATGGGAGTGGGTtatttgtttgggtgttgagttAAAAAATAAACGTCTTTCTCCAGAAACAAAGACTCCACATTTAAATGACAAAGACTGAGATGGCTTCCTAGGGgttagtagggctgggtatggTTGGACATTTGTTGATTCTGTTCCTCCTGTCAAactgtttcccttttttttaagattatgttgttgggcattttcagcctttatttggataggacagcagaagacatgaaaggggagagagaggtcggagtcgaacccgggcccgctgtgtcgaggagtaaacctctatatatgggcgcctgctctaccaactgagttaTCCGAGCGCCCAAACTCGGTTTCCCTTTTTAAATAGTGTCCCCCATAGCACTGCCCTCTGTGGTTAGGGCTTGATTTCTGTTAATATTTAGGTTATGGCTAGGCACTGCAGAGATAACTGGGGAAACCCAGATCCACAAAGATACTTGCCAACTTTGATACTTGAGTTCGTCAATACTCAAGTCAGTGCTTTAGACACAGTGTAGTCTCTACTTTAAAAGTAATGAGGTTttatacccagccctagtcaacAGTGACCAAAAAAGATGAGTGTTGAATAGTGTCAGCTGAGCCTAATGCCTAATACGTGTCGTTCCCAGGTCCAGGCTCAGTATTTCAGAATGTAGCCCGTAGGTTTATTACTACATTACCTAACACATACAAGCAACTAATGACTCATACGAACAGATGGTTTGTTCTGTCAGACACTGTCAGTTTAGATAGTGGTGAAAGCTCAGTGATGATAAAGACAAGCCATTTGAGGGAAAACTATAACTGTTATTAGGCTGTATAAATTTGGCAATGTAGAGCAGGCTCTGCAAGGAGCAGTTTTAAGGGTGtttcttattcttattttgTGTGTTAATATCTTGTACatattgatttaaaatgtaactgtagtgGTTTTACCTGTTTAATAAGAGAATTGATGCAAATTATCACAGATGCTGATGTATAAAAGTATTCTTAaaattatttgttgtttttcttttgaaacaCTCACTTGAATCCCTCAAGATGTTCATATGTAAGTGCGTGACTGTATCAGGGCTGCAGGGCTGCAGTAATAACGGACAGGATGCCTCTAATGGTGAATTATCCGGGGCCAGATCTGGTACTATGCATGTTCATGATGCCGGGATCACCAAGGAGATCAGGAGGCAGAGTCAATACCTGTTTAACAAATATATGGAATTATCGTTACTAAACTGCAACAATATAAAAGCATAAATACATTCTCACCTGTTCAGAGGTTCAAAATATTCAAAGGGATTATCATTGTGGgtttaagtaaaataaaatgtcataaaatttACGTTACAATGACATTACAAAAACAGCTTAATTTTCAATAGCTGGCATTCATCTTGTCACACTTGTAACAGCGGTAACTGGgacacagtggtggaatgtaactaagtacatttacattttacacattttttcttttcctgccactttctacttctactccattacatttcagagagaaatattgtactttttactccactacattcatctgacagctttaattactagttactttgcaaattaagagatttacacacaaaacacatgtcgttttttattttttataaatgaaactagacaatataacggcctacaagtccagctgaaatgattagaccattaaacacagaactgttgggatcgtttccagtttctaaaatgtgaggatttttctgcattgagtacttttacttttaagtacattttcctgatgacctgcctacttacttacttttacttaagtaacattttcaatgcaggacttttacatgtaacaagagtatttttatagtgtgttttcagtacttttacttaagaaaGGGATCTTAATACTTCTTAGACCACTGCGTGGGGCACATGTGAATCATGCACccgcatcatcatcatcatcactcaaGTCACCACATATCACCAGAACATCTGTAACACCACACTCGACAAGAGGCAGCATCCTGTGCCAACAATCAGAAGGGTCCAAAATGGAGTAACGTTAACGCTGAAGACAGTTACACTTAATGTAATTTCCCGTTCACACAGAAATTGTTCCGTTGCAGGTGAAAACTAATACTTCTAGAAATCGCGTCGTTTTGCGCAGAAGAACAGGTAACTAACTACCATGTATAAATATGTGTATGAGTTACTGCAGGCAAGCTGCTGGactgaagctaacgttagtgcaGTTAGCAGTAgcggctaatgttagctaccttTGTACCAACAGCTGTTTAGCAAGGAAGGATGTCCTAACGTTAATCAACTGTCAAGAAAGCATTAGCTTTAAGCATCGTAGTGCAGTTATTTGTATTTTCACTGAAATAGTTTAGCTAGTCTAAACGAAAGCTAACGTTGCTAGCTGCTTTGTATTAGATGCTAATTTCAATGGTGTGTAACGTTagccatttgtgtgtgtgtgtgtgtgtgtgtgtgtgtgtggggggggctggatagctagctagctagttagctaacgtgTGTAGTAAGCTAACATCTGTCAACTggaactaacgttagctagcataaCGTTGTGTTtatacagctagctagctatctcaGGACGTGTTTTTACACTTTGTGGCCGTATGTTAGGGGTATCTTTAGTTCACTTCATATTTCCTTCTCGTATATTAAGAGAGCGTCATATCACACTTTCTTAAATCTTTAATACGGCCTTGCTCGGTAAAGTAACGTTACCCTAACTACGACGTTTTTCGAAATTATTCAATTCATATATAGGTTAAAACACAATGGGGCAGTTTAATAGTAACGTTCGATATGCATGTGTATTTCAAGGCTGCAGGCTTCAGTTTATTCTATTGTCTTGTGTTTGTGTAAGCCATGATCCACCCATCCATATGTACAAATAATCCTGTATGCATGCAGAAAATTGTGAGCTGTTTAATGAGAGCTTGAGGAATAAATCCGAATATGCTTTAAATGTCTCTCTAAACTGCACACAGTCATTGATATGAAAAAATATCAATTGTGGACCCGAggtatatttgacatttttagtcTAAGATGGTCAATTTAGTTGACAATAGTATCCTATTTCACGTGGGTTAGTGCTGAGCAGGATGTTCAGTGTTACTGTTTTCCTATTACAGTCAAGAATGGAGCCATCAGAGCAGTCAGGCCCAGACTCCGGTTCTCAGGATGTCAACCCTGTTTTTCTGCAGCAGCTCAGAGAGCTGGACATCCCAGAGGAGGCAGCCAAACAGGTGGGACAGTACACTCAGGGTGCGCAGCTGCTTTTAACATGTAGGCCATATTTACATAAACATTCAATAATTTGTATGAATGGAAATATAGCATTCTCCCATTGCTGACCTCCAATGATCCATACTATATAATGTGAACACTGCATTACTTGACTGCTTTCATGCTAAACATTCCTCACTGCTGTTAGAATATTATCTCATTATCAAATTAATTTGAATAGCATACTTTAATAGCTGGAGCATACGAAAAGATACAACTTTACTATCAGTTaacattaaaattaattttgCGTTCCCGATCAGCAGCTCTGCTCAAAAGAAAAGTACTCACAAAGTTAGACAACAATTACACAATTAGTACAAaagatgaaaacacatcaacagCCATAACAAAGAAACATGTGTGATATCATGTGGTCCagattagagctgggcgatttgtttccctaaaaaaatgtgcgatttgtttttaataaaaaacttgattttcgATTCGATCCCCCcctccatttaaaacaaaataagtgcgaactgtaaatatatttatattttaaaaatatatatttattgtatttaattaaagtgcatcaacataaacaaaattgcaaaggcaaaccctttctctaactgaaaagtcactgtgcagtgtgcaacaaagattgttaaacattcaaattatttatactgtatttggattaaaaaaaaatatgaatcgatttgacctaccaactcgatttttaaatcaaatcgattttttttaaatcaaatcgattttttttcccagccctagtccAGAttaacaacagagctacgtgttgaaatcgaccggaattctcctttaatgttAAGAATAAGGACTTATTTGATTTATTGTGGTTACATCCAACAATAGTTGAATATCCCAAATAATAATTCAGTTTTAATTGAGCAGTGTGAATAaacaaattgtgaaaaatgagATTTTACTGAATATATGTATTGCTTAGTTAATTGTTTGTCAGCCAAAATAAATGGAACACACTATTATTTGTTCTCTGACTCTTTTCATTGTTTCTCATCACTTCAGGCACTTCTACACACTAGGAACGTTTCTGCCGAGGAAGCGGCAATGTACTACTTCAACAAGCTGGAGAATGAGGTGCCCATAAGCTAGCCTTAGTCCCCACAGGTACACATTGGTACATTAGACCTTGTGGAGTTTGTCCAAAGCCAAATCTCAGTGTCTCTTTTTGTATGCTCTTACCCCTTTAGGAGGAGGGAGACGATGACCTCATGTTCAAGATGGTATTGGTGGTGAACATGGACCTTGCCATGGGTGTTGGAAAGGTAAGTTTAGCGGTGCCAATGTGTACTGTGTGGGATATATGCTGTGTTAAATTACACAAGCCATCCTAAAGAAAGTGTCGTAATATTTAACAGCTCAGTCATGGTTTGCTTCTCCACTGGCAAAAAAATGAAGGAAGGACTTTTCAGCCAAGCTAACTTTTAGGTTCTTACTCCTATATTTAATCAATCTACTTTTACAGTGACGTAAAGCCGCTATGTGTTCTTTTATTTCACAAAGCATGTCTTTAATTTGCATTAGTCTGGAATTTCCCACGTTCTTTCAATAATTATTGCCTACCAGCTCTGTGCTCTTTACTATGCAAATATGAGTTGCACTAAAAATATTTCATGTATATAATttgttcatagtgtttttagGTTGATTCTAatagaaatgaaatgttttttgtgcagTTATCTTTTCAGTGTGTAACTTTATTTGAACTTGGTCAGAAACATCACCTATAGGCCTTTTTCAGTACGGCTGAAAACTCCGACAGATTCTCGTAGGTGTGAGCTCAGTGCTATGTGTTTGTGCAGGTTGCAGCCCAAGTTGGTCATGCTGCTGTGGGTTTATACCAGGCTCTACAGGAAAAAAACAGCTGGAGGGAGATGGCCTGGAAATGGGACCACAGTGGGTAAGGCCTGTACAGTATGTAGGTAAAGAGGGGATGCAC is a window from the Perca flavescens isolate YP-PL-M2 chromosome 4, PFLA_1.0, whole genome shotgun sequence genome containing:
- the LOC114554584 gene encoding probable peptidyl-tRNA hydrolase 2, which produces MEPSEQSGPDSGSQDVNPVFLQQLRELDIPEEAAKQALLHTRNVSAEEAAMYYFNKLENEEEGDDDLMFKMVLVVNMDLAMGVGKVAAQVGHAAVGLYQALQEKNSWREMAWKWDHSGAKKVVVQGTNVAHLLELQALAMSLSLPNYLVQDVGLTQVEAGSRTVLAIMGEEEMVNNVTGSLKLL